The Candidatus Nitrosoglobus terrae genome segment TCTGTTTACGTACTCGAGGTAAGCAGTAAAAACGTACTCCAGCCCGTACTAAATTGCTAGGTAATCGGCCATTGGAATCTACCAGATCTGAGATAATATCCGGTGATAATACTGGATAACCATCTGCTACTACTACATGCAACCCTACTTTAAGGGTAGGTATACAGTGAGCACGCCTTACAGCATCGGCAGCAGCAGCTTCACCCACCATTAAGCTTGCAGTAGTCAGTATGCCTTTACGGTGAGCTTGCTCAATAGCTTCATTAACAGATAAAGATAACCCAAAATCGTCTGCAGTGACGATGAGCTGCTTCACGCCCTATCTTCCCGCTGATTCAGGAAACGGAAAAACTCTACGCCTTCTCGTAGACGTCGTTTAGTCATCTCCCAACTTCGCATCATCTCCCAAGTAATTTCACCAATTTTACGAGGACGAAAATAAAAACGTTTATAAAAGGTCGAGAGCCCTTCAAAAATTTCCTCATGGGAAAGATGGGGATACTCTAAAGAACTAATTTGCAGTCCATTACCGGCAACCAAACCCTGTTCGTTGTTACGTAGCCAGCCATTTTCTTGAGCTTGGCGATAGAGGAAAGTGCCTGGATAAGCTGCCGCTAATGAAACTTGAATAGTATGAGGATTAATATCTTGAGCAAATCGAATAGTTTCTTCAAGGGTTTCTTGAGTCTCGCCAGGTAAGCCAACGATGAAGGTTCCGTGGATTTTAATACCTAATTTATGGCAGTCAGCGGTAAATTGGCGGGCAAATTCAATACGCATTCCTTTTTTAATATTAAAGAGAATTTGCTGACTACCTGTTTCATAGCCTACTAACAATAGCCTTAAGCCATTGTCTTTCATAATTTTCAATGTTTCGTAAGGAACATTTGCTTTAGCATTACAGGACCAAGTGACCCCAAGTTTTCCAAGCAAACGAGCAGTTTCTTCAGTACGAGACTTATCATCAGTGAAGGTATCATCGTCAAAGAATATCTCTTTAACTTGGGGGAAATAGCGTTGAATTTTTGCAACTTCCGCTGCCACCGTTTCAGGACTCTGGGTTCGATATTTATGCCCGCTGATAGTTTGAGGCCAGAGACAGAAAGTACAGCGTGACTTACAACCGCGCCCAGTATAAAAAGAAACATAAGGATGCTCTAAGTAGCCGATGAAATAATCTTCAATAACTAAATCACGTTTATATACATCGATAACAGAAGGTAATGCATCCATGTCCTTGATAAGATCACGTTCTCGATTATGAACTGCGTTGCTATTTACTTGATAGCTGATACCATCAATCTCTGCAAAAGGACGGCCTTCAGCAACCTCTTGAATAGTATAGTCAAACTCGCTACGGGCAATAAAATCAATAGCCGGTGATGCCATCACTGAAGGTTCAGGGTTTACTGCTACATGGGCACCTACTAAGCCAATTTTAAGTCTTGGATTTATCTCCTTTAGCGCCTCAGCAACTTTGATATCATTATTAAAGGAAGGTGTACTGGTATGTAATATAGCCAGCTCATAGTCATGAACTAATGGTAATACTTGCTCTAGGGATAATCCTCGAGCAGGTGCGTCTATAAGTTTACTATCTGGGACTAATGCTGCTGGTTGAGCTAACCAAGTAGGGTACCAGAACGAGCGGATCTCCCTACGGGCTTGATATCGTGAACCAGCGCCTCCATCAAAACCATCAAATGAAGGTGGGTTGAGGAATAGGGTTTTCATCATAAAGTTTTTGACTCCTTAATCCTTAATTACTAGCTGGCTATTGGCTTTAACTAAAAAATTATGCTGTCGCCATTGTATACTGCGCCCAAAGAAGCTAACGCTCCATACTATAAAAGTAAGTAAATCTCGTAATGGTATTAAAAGTATATCGGAGCTACGAATTTCTAGCTCTAAATTACGGTATATAAATAGGTGCATTAGTAGCCGAATGGTAATCGCTATACTCACTACAGTAAGCCCAAGCATATAAGAGGGTGCTACAGCTAAAAACAGCAATGAAACAGGAATAGCATGGACAATAACAGAGAATGTATGACCTATTGGCTGAACACTATATATAGTTCGCGCCCAACGCAACTCATGCAAAAATAAACGTTTAAAATTAGGTTCCTCTACTATATTTTTTACTAGATATGAAGAGAGATGCACTTGATAGCCCAAATCAAAGGTTAATTTCCCTAGCAGATAATCATCTGCTAAAACAGATAAAAGTTTGTTAAATCCGCCCATTTGCTCTAGAACATCTCGTCTGATAGCCATAGTTGGGCCAAAACAGTAGCGAATTTTTTGTATGGCATTAGCAATAAGAACCGAAGGTAAAAACCATCCATTGATAAATAGAGTACTTAGCCTAGAGGCAATGCCTTTTATAGGGAAACATAGGTATAAACAAGTTACAGCACCTATCTTATTATTTTCAAAAGGAGCAACAATGGATTTTAAATAATTTGAGTCAACCCGTATATCACTATCAGCAATTATGATCCAATCATATTTGGATTGTTGATACATATTTATCAAGTTATTTATTTTGGGGTTTATTCCGTGTACGCGATCATCAATCACCAAACTTAAATCTAGGTCAGAAAATTCTTTAAGGAGGCGCTGTATAATGGGTACAGAGAGGTCTAATGGATCAGAAACACCAAATATAATTTGGTAGTAAGGATACTCTTGTTCGCAAAAAGAGCGAAGATTCTCATAGAGATCCGGATCTAAACCACAAATAGGCTTTAGTAGGGTAACAGGGGGACAAAATTTTGATGTTATTGAATCTTGTGTAGCAGTAAATCTGCTAACACAACGTACAGCAAAGATCAGATATAAAATTGAAGCTACAACACAGCTAAACGTAGCAAATTGAGCTAGAAAAGAAATTGTTATTATCTTAACTCCAAAGTTAATTTCTATATTTAATAGTTAGTCCTATGCAATCGTTATTATAACTGAAATTATCTTCTATAAACATTATGTTGATTAATAACATTAAATAGTAATAATAGGGATAGGTCTTTTTTATATCTGATTAAAAATTTTTATTTTTGTATCATATTACGTAATATGTAATTTAATTTAAAAATACTAATAATAAATACTAATTTATCAATGTTATAACCCTCGATAATGTCCCTTATCACAGGTTAATCAAAAAAACACTAAAAACCCCATACAGACAAATTACCAGATGGATGTTTTAAGTGGGGGAGTTTTTACCCACCCTTGGAAGTGAGGTATTAGGGGATCAGGTAAGTTCTAGATTAGCTTGATAGCACTATGAACGTCTACAAGCCCCAAATTCTAATTTTCAGTTATACCTACACTTCTTTATTACTAGATGCATTATTTCTCTTGCTTTATCACTTTCATTAAGAGTTGATAATTCTTTACTATATTTAGCTCGTAATACCCCGACTAACGATTCAAACGCTGCCTTTGCATTATCTGGATTGATATAATCCTGTAACGATAATTTTACTTGAAATAGCTTCTTATCTTTGAATCGGATACAATTTCTGAATCTCTAAAACTGTCATACCAGACAGGGTTTTTTGCCACAACTGGACTTGTGCGTTGTAGTTGACCGAGAAGGTGAGTAGTAATAGGGAATGAATATAAATAATCTTCGTAACGTTATCGCTTGCCGAAGGCATTTTATAGCAGTATAAAGTATTAGCTAGTTTGATGATAAAATGTGACTGATTTATGGTAATCTAGGAGAGTTTAAGTGTAATTTTATGGTATGAGCCTTATGAATCTTTCCGATGAGCTAAAACAAAGAATCAAGGCTAATGGTCAGCGAGGTAGTGGATGCCAAGCATTTTTAGCTAGAGGTAGTGAAATTAGCCAAGCCCTAGAAAATGGCCATACTGCAAAAGAAATATGGGCGCTACTTCGAGAGAAAGGCGTTATGCCTATTCAATACCGAACATTTACCCACTATATAAATCGGTATTTAAAAAACTACAGCCAGCAAACGACTACTCTTTCCTTGCTCAAAGCAAAAATGTTTATAGGAAAACTAAAACAGCGAAAAGGCCAGTTAACCAAGAAATTTATATTTGATGCTAAAGGTAAAAGTAAGGAAGATCTTATTTAGTTTAGGAGATATATAAGTGGCAAAAGCGCATTTTACTTTACAAGGAAAAGGCGGTGTTGGTAAAAGCTTAGTATCAGCGCTTATCGCTCAGCACCGCCAAGAAAATAATGTGCCTCTAATTTGTATAGATACCGATCCGGTCAATGCTACCTTTGCAGGTTATACAGCCTTTCCAGTTAAGCGGGTAGAATTATTAAAAGAAAATGTAATTGATGAGCGTGAATTTGATCATCTCATAGAAATAATTGTGGAAAATGATAATGCTGAGATTATTATCGATAATGGCTCATCAAGCTTTATCCCCCTATCTTCCTATCTGGTTGAAAATGAGGCAATAGAGATGCTTCAGGATATGGGCCACTCTGTTTTTATTCATCCAGTGGTGACAGGAGGTCAAGCCCTTATAGACACGCTCTCTGGTTTTGATTCGTTGGCTCGCCAATTCCCAGAATCAGCAAAGATGGTGGTATGGCTCAATCAATATTTTGGAGCTATTGAAAAAGAAGGTAAGACTTTTGAGAACATGAAAGTATATCAGGATCATAAGGATCGAATAAAAGGAATCATAAGTATTTATCGTAATAGTGGATCTACTTTTGGGGAAGATATCCAAGAGATGCTTGAGAATAGGATGACTTTTAATCAAGCTATCCAATCTGATCAATTTAAATTGATGTCTAAACATCGTCTTAAAATAATGAAAAAAGCGCTCTTTGAGCAAATGGATCCAATACTAGGAGTTGAAATAATACCACCAGTACCAACAATTGACGGTGATCTACAGCAACTTCCTATTAAAAAAACGAAAAAAGGAAATAAAGGTTCTAAACTTTAATTAAAAAAATTAAAATGGTGCTAGATCGAGATGAAATTATTCAAATAATCGCTAAGGATTTTGGTATTCTCCTAACTAAAGATGATCCTGTATTAGCAGTACTAGCAGTGCACGATGTAGTGCTTGGTTACTATACTAATGAGGTTAATATTAATATAGAGCGGCTCAAAAAAAACTTAGAGTTTATTTCAGACCAGCATCAAGCTCATACTAAGACTTTAAGTGAATCGTTAATCGTTAAGGCGGTTCAGCAAATTAGCGAGGAAAGCCAAAATTTCCAGAAAAACCTCCATCTCTTACTAGAACAGGAACATCAACGCCATCAAATAATGTTAGAGGCATTAACAGAGCGTAGTGAGTTAGCAAATAAACAAGCTACCATTGCAATGTGGGTAGCTGTGGTTTTCAGTTTAGTCTCTATGGTGACTATTGCTGTAATCCTATGACCATAACGATGTGTATTAGAAATAAAACATAAAGAGAGGTGAAGTATGCACCTTAATCGGGTTTTAGCTCCCGACTGGCATATAGCTCAATGGTTTAATACCGATCAATCGTTACACTTATCTAACCTTCGGGGAAAAGTTGTAATTTTACATGCTTTTCAAATGCTTTGCCCCGGGTGTGTAATCCATGGACTGCCACAAACTCAGAAAATTTATAATACTTTTGATCCTAATGATGTCACGATTATTGGGCTACATACTGTATTTGAACATCATGATGTCATGACTCCGCAGGCGCTTGATGCTTTTATTCATGAATACCGTTATACTTTTCCAATCGGGGTTGATCAACCAGGAGAACGATTGGGAATACCAATGACAATGGGGATTTATGGTATGCGGGGAACCCCTAGTTTAATCATGATTGATCATAAAGGTTATATTCATAAACATAGCTTTGGTCGTGATGATGACATGAAGGTAGGGGCTGATATTGCAATGCTTATTAGCGAGGCTAAAGCTGACCCAGTTACCCTTAAAGGTGAATATCTTAATGATAATCGCTGCGATCAAGAAAAATGCAAGGTTTAAGTTAAGTCATTTAGAAATTGAAATTAAAAGAAAATACCTTCAACAGGAGAGGAGGCGCTAGCGTATCGTTTCCGAGGAATTCGACCGGCAAGGTAAGCTTCTCGGCCTGCCTCTATCGCTTTTTTCATAGCAGAGGCCATAAGTATAGGGTTTTGTGCGCCCGCAATAGCACTATTCATTAATACTCCATCACATCCTATCTCCATAGCTATTGCAGCATCGGAGGCGGTGCCTACGCCCGCATCAACTAAAATGGGTATGTTAGCATTCTGAACGATTTCAAAAATATTATAAGGGTTTCTAATACCTAATCCAGAGCCAATAGGAGCAGCTAAGGGCATCACTGCAACACAACCCATAGCCTCTAACTGTTTCGCTGCAATTGGATCATCATTAGTGTAAACCATTACCTTAAAATCTTCTTTCACCAGTATTTTAACTGCTTTATAAGTTTCTATGAGATCTGGAAGCAGCGTTTTTTCATTTCCTAAAATTTCTAGTTTTATTAAACTATATCCATCTAGTAATTCTCGAGCTAGCCGGCAGGTACGTATTGCATCTTCAGCGTTGTAGCAACCCGCAGTGTTAGGTAATATCGTATAGCGACTTGGAGGGATAACATCAAGTAAATTAGGCTCTCCTGATTTTTGGCCAATATTACTACGACGAACGGCCACTGTTATGATTTCAGCACCACTTGCTTGGATAGCTGCTTGTGTTTCCTCTAAGCTTTGGTATTTACCTGTACCTATCAAGAGTCGGGAATGATAAGGTTTACCAACAATTACTAAAGGTGCATCAGTATTATTCATATTAGACTTTCTACTCTATTTGTAGCAAATATATTGATTTTAATTACTACCACCACCAATAGCATGGACGATCTCTACTTTATCCCCTGATTGTAAGCACCGGTGAATATATTGACTGCGAGGTATAATATCCTCATTAATTTCCACAGCAATCCTCTTTTCTTGGAGATTTAAGCGCATAATAAGATCTGATAGAGCGTAGTTTTCTGGTATCTTATAAATTTCACCATTTAACAGGATTTCCATAACTATAAGAGTCTTCTATATAGTGAATAAACATTTACTGCTATTATTATAAAGCATGACTGTTTTTTAGATACCCTTGAGATTAGATGAGATAAAAGTTAGAACTGCGTCTTTTTAATTAATTCTTGACATAACAAGGTAAGCTATCGATGTTTTCAAATACCTTTAATTTCATTAAAGAGTTATATACTATCTGCCTACGGGAAGCGGGGCCACAAAAACTACCTTCTTCAATAGTACTTCTTATTGTCAGCTTAATATTTTATATTATAGGTCGTTTTTTGGTAGATAAGTCTGGTTATTCAACAACTGCTTCAGTATTTTTAGCAATGTTTGATGCTACATTACTTATTTTAATGGCAAGCGTACCTCTAATATTAAAAAAATCGACTCAACAAATACCTCAAACCTTAATAGCACTCGCAAGTGCTGGTTTTGTAGTGAGTATAATAGAGGAAATATTTTTATTTTTGTTAAGAAGCATACAATTTCCTGAAAATGCCGGAGCAAGCACGGTAGTAGCCTTTTTATTATTTCCAATGCTGCTATGGCGGGTTCTTATTAATATTACTGTATTAAGGCACGCCCTATCATCAAGTACGATGTATGCTTCCATTTTAGCGGATTCTCAGGCATTAATAGTGATTTTCTGGGGAAAAGCTATAGCCTCCAGCTTCTAGTTTTTAAAGCTTAAATTACAATCGCTCAAATTTATAGATTTAGCCTGCTATGCTAAAGGATTCAAATTTTTTAAGATTATTTAAATTAGCTTGCTGCTTATGGCCGCTCAATATACTAAGCAAATTTTCCAGAGCCTTTAAACGTGCTTGGACATTGGGTAATTCTTGAATGAAGCGAAGCTTCTCACTACCCTCAAGTTTATAAGTATTAGGTTGATTTTGGATAAGATCAATTACTGTTATAGGATTTATATTTGGCTCTGGCTGGAAGTGAATTCGCCCACCCTTATCTCCAGCTTCAATCTTACGAATACCCATTTTATTTGCTTTTAAGCGGATTTTATTAATAGTAAGTAACGTTTTAATAGATTCAGGGAGTAAGCCAAAGCGATCAATCATTTCCACTTGGATCTCATCTAACCCCTCAGTATCTTTAGCAGCTGAAATCCTTTTATAGAGCACTAATCGAGTGTGGGTGTCAGGAATATAGTTCTCTGGAATCAAAGCGGGGGCATGAAGGTCAATCTCTAGACTGGATTCTCCTGATGATCGCTCTAAATCCAGCGTCCCCCCAGATTTTAAGCTATTTACCGCTCGCTCTAATAATTCATGATAAAGATTAAAGCCAATTTCTTGCATTTGCCCACTTTGATCTTTGCCCAGTAATTCACCTGCTCCCCGAATTTCCATATCATGGGTGGCAAGGATAAAACCAGTCCCTAGTTCTTCAATGGATTCAATGGCCTCTAACCGTTTTAGCGCATCTGCTGCTAAGGCTGACCGAGGAGGAACAATTAGATAAGCATAGGCCCGATGATGAGATCTTCCTACTCGTCCACGTAGCTGATAAAGTTGAGCTAAACCCAGCTTATCTGCTCGATGAATAATAATAGTATTTGCATTGGGAATATCAATGCCTGTTTCGATAATCGTTGTGCAGATTAAAATATTAAAACGCCCATGATAAAAATTTAACATGGCTTGCTCTAATTCCCGTTCCCGCATCTGGCCATGAGCAATGCTTATTTTAGCCTCAGGAAGAAGAGATTGAACTTTCTGCGTTATTTTATCAATGCTTTCTACTTCATTATGAAGAAAATAAATTTGTCCACCTCGCTTAATTTCTCGAAGTATAGCTTCCCGGAGGGTATTATCGTCCCATTCTTGTACAAATGTTTTAATAGCTAGGCGACGCGCTGGTGGGGTAGCAATAATAGAGAGATCTCTAAGCCCTGATAGCGAAAAATGGAGTGTTCTCGGGATAGGCGTTGCTGTTAAAGTAAGTACATCTACCTCAGCACGTAGCGTTTTCATACGTTCTTTTTGTCGAACACCAAACCGGTGTTCCTCATCAATAATCATTAATCCTAAGTCTTTAAAAACGATATTACTTTGCAATAATTTATGAGTACCAATGATAATATCCACTTTTCCGCTCGTAATATGGGTAATTATTGCGTCTTGTTCTTTACGGGATCGAAAACGAGATATTACTTCTATCTGCACTGGCCAATCGGCAAAACGATCTTTAAAGCTTTGATAGTGCTGCTGAGCTAAGAGAGTTGTAGGTACCAGTACCGCGACCTGCTTTCCTGACTGAGAGACTATAAAAGCAGCCCGCATAGCTACCTCAGTTTTCCCAAAACCCACATCTCCACAAATTAACCGATCCATAGGATTATCTGACGTCAAATCTGCGATAACAGCCTCAATAGCCTTAGTTTGATCTGGGGTCTCCTCAAAAGGAAAGGCGCTCGCAAAAATAGCATAGTGAGAGTCAGGGGCGGGTAATGGTATTTTTTTTCTGGCTGCTCTTTGAGCATAGATAGCTAGTAACTCAGCGGCCACATCATGAATTTGCTCTTTTGCTTTACGCTGAGCTCGCTCCCAATAACCAGAACCTAACTTATGTAACGGGGCAGATTCAGGTGATGCACCGGTATAACGACTAATAAGATTCAGTGAAGAAATGGGGACATAGAGCTTATCTCCACCTGCATATTCCAAGGCCATAAATTCAGTGTCCTTACCCACTGTTAACATTTGTAGTCCTAGATAACGCCCAACGCCATGCTCCTCGTGGACTACAGGGGCACCTACAGTTAGTTCTACTAGATTTCGAATTAAAGTATCTGCAGTGTGTGTATGGTTATCCTGCTTACGGCGGCGATATTGCATTGCTTGCTCACCAAACAACTGAGATTCAGCAATAACAGCTATGGAGGGGTTAGTTAATAGCAAACCTTGCTGTAGTGGTGAGACGGTAATGCCTAGGTACTCTTGAGATTCTAAAAAAGTTTGCCAACTTTCAAAAGGGCGAGGGCATACTTCAATACCCATGAGTAAATCTAATAAAGATTCTCTCCTTCCTACAGTTTCAGCAACAAACAATATGCGCCCTTGAAAATTCTCAATGAATTGAATGAGTGACCCCAAGGGTTGAAGTGCACGAGGATTGAGTATTAGCGAAGAGGGAGGCTGGGTTGCAAAATTGTGATAATTTAGCTTTTTATCTAATGCTGGGGATTGTAAACTGATGCGAGGTATTTTCTTAATGGCAGTAAAAATTTCCCCTGTTTGAAGATAGAGATCCTGTGGCTTTAATAATGGTCGCTCTAGATTATGGCAATATTGCTCATACCGATCTCCTATTTGCTGCCAAAACTTGTCTGCTGCTACCTGAATTTTCTCAGAAGTAAAAATTAAAGTATTTTCTGGAAGATAATTAAATAAAGTATCCGTATGATCAAAAAATAACGGAGTGTAATATTCAATTCCTGGAGGCGTATTTCCTTCACTGACTTCACGATAGATTAGACTGTGCTGTGGATTACCTACAAAAAGACAGCGATGATTTTTCCGAAATCGATCAATTGCCTCTTTTGTGAATGGAAATTCTCGTGCAGGTAGTAGTTGAATCTGCTCTATTGACTGCAAGGATCGCTGGCTTTCTGGATCAAAACTCCGGAGACTATCTATTTCGTTATCAAGTAAATCGATTCGATAAGGTATTTTGCTACCCATGGGAAAAATATCAATAATGGATCCCCGTATTGCAAATTCACCATGATCGATTACTTGAGAGACACAGCGATATCCTCCAATTTCTACCTGCTTACGCCAAGTCTCTGGCTCAAGCTGATCTCTAACGGCGATCATTAAACTATGGGATTCAATGTATTCTTGAGGCGGAAGGCGTTGCATCAAAGTAGTCACAGGGGCGATGAGTACCCCTTGGCTTAGCCGAGGTAACTGATAGAGTACAGCTAAGCGCTCTGAAATAATATCCTGATGAGGGGAAAACACATCATAGGGTAGGGTTTCCCAATCAGGGAATCTTAGAATTGGAAGGCTTTTCTTTTTATCGCTATAAAATTTTAGTTCATATTCTAATTGATTTGCTGTAGCTGTATCTGGGGTAATCGCTAAAATAAGACCTGGATAGCGATGGGCATAAATAGCTAATATCAACCCAAAACTACTTCCATAAAGCTGACCAAAATGATGGTGATCGCCGGGTTTATAAGGCGTGCATGAAAAGCTAGGATTTAAAATAGATAGCATATCTACAGGATATAATTCTAAGAGGATGGTAATTTAGAGGACTTAAGCCCATGTTTTTGGATTCGATAACGTAGAGTCTCCCGAGTAGTTCCTAAGGCGCGAGCGGTTGCTGCGATATTATAATGATTGCGTTTAAGCGCCGTTTCAATAATATATCGATCCATATCTTCTAGTACCATGCTGCCATCTAGAGGTAGGCAAACTTGAGCATTATTATTTGGTGTAACTAAGCTAGGGGAGGAGGTAATTTTTCCAGGTAATTGCAACCATTGTTCAGCAAAAACAGCATCATCAGAAAATAGTACACATCGTTCTACTACATTACGTAGTTCACGTACATTACCAGGCCAGTCATGGCTTCGAAGTTGATTCCATACCCGTTCTGGAATTATCTTAACTTGTTTTCTTGCCTCAGCATTGAACTCAGCAACGAATAGAGGCACTAAATCGTCTAAATCCTCCTTGATTTCCCGTAATGCAGGTAATCTAAGGCGAAAGACGCTAAGTCGATGATAAAGATCAGCGCGAAATCCTCCTTCTTTAGACATCTGTTCTAAATCTCGATTACTGGCTGCTAGAATCTGTACGTCAACAAGAGTTTCTTTACTACCTCCTAAGCGCCGCACTCGACGATCTTCAATAACCTTGAGTAACTTGGCCTGTAGATCTAGGGGCATTTCGCCAATTTCATCTAGGAAT includes the following:
- the hpnJ gene encoding hopanoid biosynthesis associated radical SAM protein HpnJ, producing the protein MMKTLFLNPPSFDGFDGGAGSRYQARREIRSFWYPTWLAQPAALVPDSKLIDAPARGLSLEQVLPLVHDYELAILHTSTPSFNNDIKVAEALKEINPRLKIGLVGAHVAVNPEPSVMASPAIDFIARSEFDYTIQEVAEGRPFAEIDGISYQVNSNAVHNRERDLIKDMDALPSVIDVYKRDLVIEDYFIGYLEHPYVSFYTGRGCKSRCTFCLWPQTISGHKYRTQSPETVAAEVAKIQRYFPQVKEIFFDDDTFTDDKSRTEETARLLGKLGVTWSCNAKANVPYETLKIMKDNGLRLLLVGYETGSQQILFNIKKGMRIEFARQFTADCHKLGIKIHGTFIVGLPGETQETLEETIRFAQDINPHTIQVSLAAAYPGTFLYRQAQENGWLRNNEQGLVAGNGLQISSLEYPHLSHEEIFEGLSTFYKRFYFRPRKIGEITWEMMRSWEMTKRRLREGVEFFRFLNQREDRA
- the hpnI gene encoding bacteriohopanetetrol glucosamine biosynthesis glycosyltransferase HpnI, giving the protein MEINFGVKIITISFLAQFATFSCVVASILYLIFAVRCVSRFTATQDSITSKFCPPVTLLKPICGLDPDLYENLRSFCEQEYPYYQIIFGVSDPLDLSVPIIQRLLKEFSDLDLSLVIDDRVHGINPKINNLINMYQQSKYDWIIIADSDIRVDSNYLKSIVAPFENNKIGAVTCLYLCFPIKGIASRLSTLFINGWFLPSVLIANAIQKIRYCFGPTMAIRRDVLEQMGGFNKLLSVLADDYLLGKLTFDLGYQVHLSSYLVKNIVEEPNFKRLFLHELRWARTIYSVQPIGHTFSVIVHAIPVSLLFLAVAPSYMLGLTVVSIAITIRLLMHLFIYRNLELEIRSSDILLIPLRDLLTFIVWSVSFFGRSIQWRQHNFLVKANSQLVIKD
- a CDS encoding TraK family protein, producing the protein MNLSDELKQRIKANGQRGSGCQAFLARGSEISQALENGHTAKEIWALLREKGVMPIQYRTFTHYINRYLKNYSQQTTTLSLLKAKMFIGKLKQRKGQLTKKFIFDAKGKSKEDLI
- a CDS encoding P-loop NTPase family protein produces the protein MAKAHFTLQGKGGVGKSLVSALIAQHRQENNVPLICIDTDPVNATFAGYTAFPVKRVELLKENVIDEREFDHLIEIIVENDNAEIIIDNGSSSFIPLSSYLVENEAIEMLQDMGHSVFIHPVVTGGQALIDTLSGFDSLARQFPESAKMVVWLNQYFGAIEKEGKTFENMKVYQDHKDRIKGIISIYRNSGSTFGEDIQEMLENRMTFNQAIQSDQFKLMSKHRLKIMKKALFEQMDPILGVEIIPPVPTIDGDLQQLPIKKTKKGNKGSKL
- a CDS encoding peroxiredoxin family protein; the protein is MHLNRVLAPDWHIAQWFNTDQSLHLSNLRGKVVILHAFQMLCPGCVIHGLPQTQKIYNTFDPNDVTIIGLHTVFEHHDVMTPQALDAFIHEYRYTFPIGVDQPGERLGIPMTMGIYGMRGTPSLIMIDHKGYIHKHSFGRDDDMKVGADIAMLISEAKADPVTLKGEYLNDNRCDQEKCKV
- a CDS encoding thiazole synthase, giving the protein MNNTDAPLVIVGKPYHSRLLIGTGKYQSLEETQAAIQASGAEIITVAVRRSNIGQKSGEPNLLDVIPPSRYTILPNTAGCYNAEDAIRTCRLARELLDGYSLIKLEILGNEKTLLPDLIETYKAVKILVKEDFKVMVYTNDDPIAAKQLEAMGCVAVMPLAAPIGSGLGIRNPYNIFEIVQNANIPILVDAGVGTASDAAIAMEIGCDGVLMNSAIAGAQNPILMASAMKKAIEAGREAYLAGRIPRKRYASASSPVEGIFF
- the thiS gene encoding sulfur carrier protein ThiS, producing the protein MEILLNGEIYKIPENYALSDLIMRLNLQEKRIAVEINEDIIPRSQYIHRCLQSGDKVEIVHAIGGGSN
- the mfd gene encoding transcription-repair coupling factor, with product MLSILNPSFSCTPYKPGDHHHFGQLYGSSFGLILAIYAHRYPGLILAITPDTATANQLEYELKFYSDKKKSLPILRFPDWETLPYDVFSPHQDIISERLAVLYQLPRLSQGVLIAPVTTLMQRLPPQEYIESHSLMIAVRDQLEPETWRKQVEIGGYRCVSQVIDHGEFAIRGSIIDIFPMGSKIPYRIDLLDNEIDSLRSFDPESQRSLQSIEQIQLLPAREFPFTKEAIDRFRKNHRCLFVGNPQHSLIYREVSEGNTPPGIEYYTPLFFDHTDTLFNYLPENTLIFTSEKIQVAADKFWQQIGDRYEQYCHNLERPLLKPQDLYLQTGEIFTAIKKIPRISLQSPALDKKLNYHNFATQPPSSLILNPRALQPLGSLIQFIENFQGRILFVAETVGRRESLLDLLMGIEVCPRPFESWQTFLESQEYLGITVSPLQQGLLLTNPSIAVIAESQLFGEQAMQYRRRKQDNHTHTADTLIRNLVELTVGAPVVHEEHGVGRYLGLQMLTVGKDTEFMALEYAGGDKLYVPISSLNLISRYTGASPESAPLHKLGSGYWERAQRKAKEQIHDVAAELLAIYAQRAARKKIPLPAPDSHYAIFASAFPFEETPDQTKAIEAVIADLTSDNPMDRLICGDVGFGKTEVAMRAAFIVSQSGKQVAVLVPTTLLAQQHYQSFKDRFADWPVQIEVISRFRSRKEQDAIITHITSGKVDIIIGTHKLLQSNIVFKDLGLMIIDEEHRFGVRQKERMKTLRAEVDVLTLTATPIPRTLHFSLSGLRDLSIIATPPARRLAIKTFVQEWDDNTLREAILREIKRGGQIYFLHNEVESIDKITQKVQSLLPEAKISIAHGQMRERELEQAMLNFYHGRFNILICTTIIETGIDIPNANTIIIHRADKLGLAQLYQLRGRVGRSHHRAYAYLIVPPRSALAADALKRLEAIESIEELGTGFILATHDMEIRGAGELLGKDQSGQMQEIGFNLYHELLERAVNSLKSGGTLDLERSSGESSLEIDLHAPALIPENYIPDTHTRLVLYKRISAAKDTEGLDEIQVEMIDRFGLLPESIKTLLTINKIRLKANKMGIRKIEAGDKGGRIHFQPEPNINPITVIDLIQNQPNTYKLEGSEKLRFIQELPNVQARLKALENLLSILSGHKQQANLNNLKKFESFSIAG